One window of Terriglobia bacterium genomic DNA carries:
- a CDS encoding zinc ribbon domain-containing protein has protein sequence MAYCANCGLTYPPDKRFCKECGSGLLEDPITPSPSAGPGPVRCASCGWTLPRSERFCPQCGARIVSSVPFEVTIPGGAAAPPEAAMATEITQRFTQQDFYTPTPPPSPGGGPAPPPETQAFTPQDLFESSTPQVAPPSSVPAGVPAVPRSYDADQTVMGAPMTPQPVPPGLGTPLPPAAVTEPPLAPAPQRKSRVGILVVVAIVLLGIILGSAMVIQRIRAKRQAAQLAEQTQVTTPAPPPPVVTPEVPPQDEKLNDTLGRMNAILVAVENYRTARKKLPQSLQDLGSVMDDAQMRNDGWGNPMIYLVDLSNNTFVLRSVGPDGKKDTEDDIRVTDDSVAQWRDQHHEAVDEWRVANLDLFQKLSSEQFTTDTKAALERKKAEREKAKAEALAAQQAAQQAAQRKADEEKRKQQEAAQLAEQQRLQQEAQRRLDEERARQQAEAQRKARQEKMNFVETFGAGLSRWSAASFETVTEKGKPGMRINGFGLLKDASDWENYTATFDVKIQKEGVNFIIRARDHQNFYFLKLTDDKAREYPKNSLIKYLYVGGKYLSGPASNEAAGALDIVTLPFKIKRNDSYHVMISVSGGTIRTSINGQAVDTWQDNTFKQGAFGFNCSTVEQATVTSFQMRSN, from the coding sequence ATGGCTTATTGCGCTAACTGTGGTTTAACGTATCCTCCGGATAAGAGATTCTGTAAAGAATGCGGCAGCGGGCTCTTGGAAGACCCCATCACCCCCTCCCCTTCGGCGGGCCCGGGGCCGGTGCGATGCGCATCCTGCGGGTGGACCCTTCCACGCAGCGAGAGATTTTGTCCCCAGTGCGGGGCTCGTATTGTGTCCTCGGTGCCGTTTGAAGTGACCATTCCAGGTGGAGCGGCTGCGCCCCCGGAAGCTGCGATGGCCACAGAGATTACGCAGCGCTTTACGCAGCAGGATTTCTATACCCCCACGCCCCCGCCAAGTCCGGGGGGAGGGCCTGCGCCTCCGCCGGAAACGCAGGCCTTCACTCCACAGGATCTGTTTGAGTCTTCAACTCCGCAGGTTGCTCCTCCCTCCTCAGTGCCGGCGGGGGTGCCGGCCGTGCCCCGCTCCTATGACGCGGATCAGACCGTCATGGGGGCCCCCATGACCCCACAACCGGTTCCACCAGGCCTGGGGACCCCGTTGCCCCCAGCTGCCGTGACAGAACCACCGCTAGCGCCGGCACCACAGCGAAAGAGCCGTGTCGGAATACTAGTGGTGGTGGCGATCGTTCTGCTTGGAATTATCCTGGGAAGCGCGATGGTGATTCAGAGAATCAGGGCAAAACGGCAGGCGGCCCAGCTGGCTGAGCAGACCCAGGTCACTACGCCGGCCCCTCCACCGCCCGTCGTGACCCCGGAAGTTCCGCCCCAGGATGAGAAGCTCAATGACACCCTCGGCAGGATGAATGCAATCCTTGTTGCCGTCGAGAATTACCGAACCGCCCGAAAGAAATTGCCCCAGTCCTTGCAGGATCTCGGGAGCGTGATGGATGACGCCCAGATGCGCAATGATGGCTGGGGAAATCCAATGATCTATCTGGTGGATCTATCCAATAACACGTTCGTTTTGAGATCGGTTGGCCCGGACGGCAAGAAGGACACGGAAGACGACATCCGGGTGACCGACGACAGCGTGGCACAGTGGCGCGACCAGCATCATGAAGCGGTCGATGAATGGCGTGTCGCCAATCTCGATCTGTTTCAGAAACTGTCCAGTGAGCAGTTTACGACGGACACCAAAGCGGCACTCGAGCGCAAGAAAGCGGAACGCGAGAAGGCGAAGGCAGAGGCGCTGGCGGCTCAGCAGGCAGCCCAACAGGCGGCGCAACGCAAAGCCGACGAGGAGAAGCGGAAGCAACAGGAAGCGGCCCAACTGGCAGAACAGCAACGACTGCAACAGGAAGCCCAGCGCCGCCTTGACGAAGAACGGGCCCGGCAACAGGCCGAAGCCCAGCGCAAAGCCCGGCAGGAGAAAATGAACTTCGTGGAGACTTTCGGCGCAGGATTGTCGCGTTGGTCGGCAGCGAGTTTTGAGACGGTGACGGAGAAGGGGAAACCCGGCATGCGGATCAACGGATTTGGACTGCTCAAGGACGCGTCCGACTGGGAGAATTATACGGCCACATTCGACGTCAAGATCCAGAAGGAGGGCGTGAATTTCATTATTCGCGCGCGCGATCACCAGAATTTCTATTTCCTCAAGTTGACGGATGACAAGGCCCGGGAATACCCGAAGAACAGCCTGATCAAATACCTCTATGTCGGCGGAAAATACCTGAGTGGGCCGGCCTCTAATGAGGCGGCGGGGGCATTGGATATCGTCACGCTCCCTTTCAAGATCAAACGCAACGATTCTTACCATGTGATGATCAGTGTCTCAGGGGGCACGATCCGGACCTCCATCAACGGGCAGGCCGTAGATACCTGGCAGGACAACACCTTCAAGCAAGGCGCCTTCGGATTTAATTGCAGCACCGTGGAACAAGCCACCGTCACCAGTTTCCAGATGCGCTCGAACTGA
- the tyrS gene encoding tyrosine--tRNA ligase, which yields MIHSRGFRIGLIGYRSNRSLSGQCIARVEESSLDSLSRRTAAEQFEYISKGAVEIIQADELRSRLAVAVQSGKPLRVKAGFDPTAPDIHLGHTVLIRKLKHFQDCGHTVIFLIGDFTALIGDPSGRNATRPPLSPEQIAQNAETYKKQVFKILDPHKTVIDYNSRWLGALRGEDWVRLCSKYTVSQMLEREDFHARFEKETPILLHELLYPLTQGFDSVALNADVELGGTDQKFNLLVGRELQRSYGQPPQIVLTMPLLEGIDGVQKMSKSLGNYVGIEESPNEMFGKIMSISDTLMFRYWELLTDASVHEIKGWRQEVSSGGRHPMKLKVELAKRIISDFHSPGAAEKAGEEFTRVFSAKDVPTEMEVRRVSRSPERIRLPKWLAQLSLTASVNEANRLIEQGGVEINGVRASSVTAEFDLSVAGEFIIRVGKRKFLKVLVE from the coding sequence ATGATACACTCGCGGGGATTCCGGATTGGCCTCATAGGTTATCGTTCCAACAGATCGCTGAGCGGGCAATGCATTGCGAGAGTCGAGGAGTCTTCGTTGGACAGCCTTTCACGCAGGACGGCCGCAGAACAATTCGAGTACATTTCCAAGGGAGCGGTTGAGATCATTCAGGCCGATGAGTTGAGATCGCGCCTTGCCGTGGCGGTTCAGAGCGGGAAGCCCTTGCGGGTCAAGGCAGGATTCGATCCCACGGCCCCTGACATTCATCTCGGTCACACCGTCCTGATTCGGAAACTCAAGCATTTCCAGGATTGCGGGCATACGGTCATTTTTTTGATTGGTGATTTCACGGCCCTGATTGGCGACCCCTCCGGGCGGAACGCGACGCGACCGCCCCTGTCTCCCGAGCAGATCGCCCAGAATGCGGAAACGTACAAGAAGCAGGTGTTTAAGATCCTCGATCCCCACAAAACCGTGATCGATTACAACTCGCGCTGGCTGGGAGCCCTGCGGGGAGAAGATTGGGTCCGCCTCTGCTCAAAATACACCGTCTCCCAGATGCTCGAGCGCGAGGATTTTCACGCCCGTTTTGAAAAGGAAACCCCGATCCTGCTGCATGAATTGTTGTACCCGTTGACTCAGGGATTTGATTCGGTGGCCCTGAATGCGGACGTCGAGCTGGGGGGGACTGATCAGAAATTCAATCTCCTGGTGGGGCGGGAGCTTCAGCGGAGCTACGGGCAGCCCCCGCAGATTGTATTGACCATGCCGCTGCTCGAGGGGATTGACGGCGTCCAGAAGATGTCCAAGTCGCTTGGCAATTATGTGGGGATCGAGGAATCGCCCAATGAGATGTTTGGGAAAATCATGTCCATCAGCGATACCTTGATGTTTCGCTATTGGGAGTTGCTCACCGATGCCTCCGTGCATGAGATTAAGGGGTGGCGGCAGGAGGTGAGCTCCGGGGGACGTCATCCCATGAAACTGAAGGTGGAACTGGCCAAGCGCATTATCTCGGACTTCCACTCGCCCGGGGCGGCGGAAAAGGCCGGCGAGGAGTTCACACGTGTCTTCTCTGCAAAGGATGTGCCCACCGAGATGGAGGTCAGAAGGGTTTCCCGGTCTCCTGAAAGAATTCGCCTCCCAAAGTGGCTGGCGCAGCTTTCCCTGACCGCCTCGGTGAATGAGGCGAATCGTCTGATCGAGCAGGGAGGCGTTGAAATCAACGGAGTGCGCGCCTCCAGCGTCACCGCGGAATTCGACCTCTCCGTCGCGGGGGAGTTTATTATCAGGGTGGGGAAGAGAAAATTCCTGAAAGTTCTGGTGGAGTAG
- a CDS encoding patatin-like phospholipase family protein — MSDPGKKRPTIGVALSGGAAHGFAHIGVLKVLHEAGIPIDHLVGTSAGSVIGAAYASGTSFDEMVEVCSTMRWRDIAKLTLSRRGLASIHHSQRVLDRLIKVETFEELPQRFYAVATDIGTGETIVLSRGNLKLAVQASCAIPGLFIPVGLQGRFLVDGGLAANLPVQPLRQLGVDKIIAVNASTRLDPRHPPQNFFQIVLQSMFIVGHAAMRSARENADVIIEPEVNDFAWDDFEHCREIAWAGEQAMRRCLPQIQAWVPAGKKSVWGWVRSIFHPVPEA, encoded by the coding sequence ATGAGTGACCCGGGCAAGAAGAGACCGACGATTGGAGTGGCCCTGAGTGGCGGGGCCGCGCACGGATTCGCGCATATCGGCGTTCTCAAGGTTTTACATGAGGCCGGAATTCCCATCGACCACCTGGTGGGGACCTCCGCGGGCAGTGTCATTGGCGCCGCCTATGCCAGCGGGACCTCGTTTGATGAGATGGTCGAGGTGTGCAGCACCATGCGCTGGAGGGACATTGCCAAACTGACGCTCTCCAGGCGCGGGTTGGCGTCCATCCACCACAGCCAACGCGTATTGGACCGCTTGATCAAGGTAGAGACCTTTGAGGAGCTCCCGCAGCGATTCTATGCCGTGGCGACAGACATCGGAACGGGCGAGACCATCGTGCTTTCACGGGGGAATTTGAAACTCGCCGTTCAAGCCAGTTGCGCCATCCCCGGGCTGTTCATCCCGGTCGGACTCCAGGGTCGTTTTTTGGTGGACGGGGGTCTGGCTGCCAATCTCCCCGTGCAACCGTTGCGACAACTTGGCGTCGACAAGATCATTGCGGTCAATGCGTCCACGCGGCTCGATCCCCGCCACCCCCCGCAGAATTTCTTTCAGATCGTGCTTCAGTCCATGTTTATCGTGGGCCACGCGGCCATGCGCTCGGCTCGGGAAAACGCTGACGTCATCATCGAGCCGGAGGTGAATGACTTTGCCTGGGATGACTTCGAACACTGTCGCGAGATCGCATGGGCGGGGGAGCAGGCGATGCGCCGGTGCCTGCCCCAAATTCAAGCCTGGGTGCCAGCCGGAAAGAAATCGGTTTGGGGTTGGGTCCGCTCCATCTTTCACCCTGTACCGGAAGCTTGA
- a CDS encoding Rho-binding antiterminator: MKILHRVFLVMTVLLFSSTFLSADTVELKNGEVIRGRFVSADQSFVKIKVGTEVRTFRTEKVTSIQFDTPGEGVPAPPGNENVPSQGSVPVPAAAAPEPAPETPAMQPASPAVAAQSGPTNHEVTLPAGTLFPVRMIDSIDTDKNQVGDHFSASLDDPVVLDGETIVPKNTIVHGRIIQAKESGKISGSPEMRLELTDFTLNGRQIFLRTGEYEQTGEGRGTRSAEMIGGGAALGAVIGAIAGKGKGVAIGAASGAAAGTAVQVLTKGNQIKIPSETRLSFRLDQPVKIPPRED; the protein is encoded by the coding sequence ATGAAAATCTTACATCGCGTTTTTCTCGTCATGACCGTGCTGCTGTTCTCGTCAACATTCCTGAGCGCGGACACAGTCGAGCTGAAGAACGGAGAGGTGATTCGCGGCCGATTTGTCAGTGCGGACCAGAGTTTTGTGAAAATTAAGGTGGGCACTGAGGTCCGCACCTTTCGGACCGAAAAGGTGACATCCATTCAATTCGACACGCCCGGTGAAGGGGTGCCGGCACCTCCCGGAAATGAAAACGTGCCCTCGCAGGGCAGTGTGCCTGTTCCAGCCGCGGCTGCGCCCGAACCGGCCCCGGAAACCCCGGCCATGCAGCCGGCGTCGCCCGCTGTGGCTGCCCAATCCGGCCCCACGAATCATGAAGTCACCCTCCCCGCCGGAACCCTTTTTCCAGTCCGGATGATTGATTCTATCGACACCGACAAGAACCAGGTGGGCGATCATTTCAGCGCCAGCCTGGATGATCCTGTGGTGCTCGATGGCGAAACCATCGTGCCCAAGAACACCATCGTTCACGGACGCATCATTCAAGCCAAGGAATCGGGGAAGATTTCCGGGTCGCCGGAGATGCGCCTCGAACTCACCGATTTTACATTGAACGGGCGGCAGATCTTCCTTCGTACGGGGGAATATGAACAGACCGGAGAAGGCCGGGGAACGCGCAGTGCTGAGATGATCGGGGGTGGGGCCGCGCTCGGCGCGGTGATTGGGGCCATTGCGGGAAAGGGCAAGGGAGTGGCCATCGGGGCCGCCTCCGGCGCCGCCGCAGGAACCGCCGTGCAGGTCCTCACCAAGGGCAATCAGATCAAAATACCCTCGGAAACGCGACTGAGCTTCCGACTTGATCAACCCGTGAAAATCCCTCCACGGGAGGACTGA
- a CDS encoding PilZ domain-containing protein codes for MSPSTPSAEKNARKSIRMTLKFPMTILGRDRNGKEYALVVETIDVGPRGFCIELPRDCAASGDDVFISIATKFNARARIRWLDKGSKSSDSVRCGIELVEPYNNWVLTE; via the coding sequence GTGAGCCCATCCACGCCCAGTGCCGAAAAGAACGCGCGCAAGTCCATCCGCATGACCCTGAAATTCCCCATGACCATCCTGGGACGGGACCGCAACGGAAAGGAATACGCGCTGGTGGTCGAGACCATTGATGTCGGCCCGCGCGGGTTCTGCATTGAATTGCCGAGGGACTGTGCCGCCTCCGGAGATGATGTCTTCATTTCAATCGCGACCAAGTTCAATGCCCGGGCAAGGATCCGATGGCTGGACAAGGGAAGTAAATCGAGCGATTCAGTGCGGTGCGGGATCGAGCTGGTCGAACCGTACAACAATTGGGTACTGACCGAATAG